A DNA window from Drosophila biarmipes strain raj3 chromosome 2R, RU_DBia_V1.1, whole genome shotgun sequence contains the following coding sequences:
- the LOC108029514 gene encoding uncharacterized protein LOC108029514, producing the protein MSEEQPANSMLKSILILKDEELDGAGGDGVGQEESRPKKNVTFNRVVEHFCYSDNLTSWKRHLMSDNDLRRSMPPESKTYFAKHNPNL; encoded by the exons ATGTCGGAGGAACAGCCGGCGAACTCGATGCTAAAGTCcatcttaattttaaaagacgagGAATTAGATGGAGCCGGAGGTGACGGTGTCGGGCAGGAAGAATCGAGGCCAAAGAAGAACGTGACCTTCAACCGGGTGGTGGAGCACTTCTGCTACTCGGATAACTTGACCAGCTGGAAGAGACACCTGATGTCCGACAACGACTTG CGCCGAAGCATGCCGCCAGAGTCGAAAACATACTTTGCGAAGCACAATCCCAACTTGTGA
- the LOC108029512 gene encoding trypsin alpha-3, which produces MFLQMVTLLALLAITNADVIPLGLVPQSPQDGRIVGGTTSSIEERPWQVSLQRSGAHYCGGSIISSKIIVTAAHCLDSPTTVSNLRVRAGSNKRTYGGILIQVAAINAHEGYNSETKVNDIGVLRLQSSLTFGSSIKAIAMATVTPSHGSAASISGWGKTSYSGGSSSATLLYADTKIVGRTQCASSTYGYGSYIKATMICAAAANKDACQGDSGGPLVSGGQLVGVVSWGRECALANYPGVFANVAELRDWVLQAQKSV; this is translated from the coding sequence ATGTTCCTGCAGATGGTCACTTTGCTAGCCCTGTTGGCGATCACGAATGCCGACGTCATCCCCCTGGGTCTGGTACCCCAATCTCCACAGGATGGCAGGATCGTGGGCGGGACAACCTCTTCCATTGAGGAACGTCCCTGGCAGGTGTCCCTTCAGCGTTCCGGAGCGCATTACTGCGGAGGCTCAATCATTAGCAGCAAAATCATCGTTACCGCCGCCCACTGCCTGGACTCCCCGACAACGGTGTCCAACCTTCGGGTTAGAGCGGGATCCAACAAGAGAACCTACGGAGGCATTCTCATCCAGGTCGCTGCCATTAACGCGCATGAAGGATATAACTCCGAGACCAAGGTCAACGATATCGGTGTGCTGCGTCTGCAGTCGTCGCTGACCTTTGGCTCCAGCATCAAGGCCATTGCGATGGCAACCGTGACGCCATCCCACGGATCGGCTGCCAGCATCTCGGGCTGGGGCAAGACCTCTTACTCCGGCGGCTCCTCCTCGGCGACGCTGCTCTACGCGGACACCAAAATAGTTGGCCGTACGCAGTGCGCCAGTTCAACGTACGGATACGGCTCCTACATCAAGGCGACCATGATCTGCGCAGCGGCGGCGAACAAGGACGCGTGCCAGGGCGACTCTGGCGGACCTCTGGTATCCGGAGGTCAATTAGTGGGCGTCGTCTCCTGGGGACGGGAGTGCGCCCTCGCCAATTATCCTGGCGTGTTCGCCAACGTGGCCGAACTCCGGGATTGGGTCCTCCAGGCCCAAAAGTCTGTCTAG